The DNA window TGGATTCGGTTATCCTAGACGCGGCCCTGGCCACAGCGGGAAACCACAGCGATGAGGAGCAACATCACCAGCAGCCACCTCTTCAGGACCAGCCCATACAAGTGTTGGAGGCTGTCGAGGAAGTTCCTCAAAAAGGCAAGACATCTTTATTCTCTTATACCTTTCAGAGCCAGATTTTGACTACGAAATCTCAAATGATCTAATTCTAGATGAGCAAATGCCGAAGATAAACGATCCCGGCGGAGGCATAGAAGTGGAAAGAATAGCCACACAAGAAGCTACCACCGTAGGCGTAACCCAAGAGAGCAGCGAGGAGCTGCAGCCTAGATCAACTGCATTCAATGAGACGGCGGGCACGGCTAACCTTACAAAAGCCAGTGAGGAAGTGCCCATGCCAGTGTTTTCCGAGTGGGCGCAAAAGCAAATGGAGGCGGAGGCCAGCAGAGAGCAGGCAATGGAGTTGGAGCAGCAGGTGGTAAATAAGTCCGCCCAACGCAAGAACAACACTGGATCTTCCAATGGAAAACTGCCTACGCTTAAGCTGCGCTCCAAGAACTACGCCTCGCCGGATTGCGGAGCCAAGATAATCGCTCACAATTCCGAGTCCAAGCATACGGAGGCTGTGCTAACCCAATCAACCGATGAGTACATGTTGAGTACCTGCGAAAGTCGGATTTGGTTCGTGGTGGAGCTCTGTGAGGCCATTCAGGCGCAGAAGGTGGACGTGGCCAACTATGAGCTCTTCAGTTCGTCCCCCAAAAACTTTACGGTGGCCGTTTCAAAGCGATTCCCCACCCGAGACTGGAGCAATGTGGGACGCTTTGCTGCAGAGGACAAGCGAACCATTCAGACTTTTGACCTTCATCCTCACTTATTTGGAAAATTCGTTCGCGTTGAAATCACGTCGCATTACGCCAATGAGCACTTTTGCCCGCTGTCGTTGTTCCGGGTGTTTGGCACCTCCGAGTACGAGGCTTTCGAAACTGAAATCCGACCGAGCGATGACCTGGACGATTTCTACGATGACTACGGAGCTCACGAACAGAAGGCAGCCGTGGGCAGTGGTGGCAATATCTTTCAAAGCGCCTCGGATGCTGTGATGCAAATGGTGAAGAAAGCCGCAGAGGTTCTGGTCAAGCCCACAAAGGCTCTTAAATGGTCAGCGGAATCTGTGCTCTGTCAAACGCCAGCATTTGAAGCTTATAGCTGTAGCAATTGTAATACCACACTGGTAGAGAGAATTAACCGACTTTTGTCCTGCCAGttccagcagctgcaggcgCTCCTCAGTCTCAGTCGCTTACGGTCAGATCTTGTACGCAGTCGCGTGTGCCAGGAGGAGTTCGGGATAAGCCTCATGGGTTCGGATTTCGCTAGTAAAATGGGCAAGGAACGGAGCTATTTCCTTAGTATGTTGCCAGCGGAACACGTTGGAGCCATGTGTAAACTGATCCAGGCGGAGCAGAATGTAACTGAACACCATTCAAAAGCGCCATCTCTGATGCAACACGTCAGCACACCAGAATCAGTACAGGATAACGCCACTGCTACGGGTATTCGTCAGGATTGTGACAGCAATAAGGAACGCCAGCCGAGAACGCCCATAAGGGAGCCCCTTACACCCAGTCTTGAGGTTGTGGTGCCCGAAATAAGCCAAGAAGTGCCTTCAATGGAGGACCTGTCGCCGACCTCCAGCGAAAAAGCGTCCACAACAAACTCTACGCCTGCCGACGTGAATATATTCAATGTGCCGTCGGAATCTGAGGAAGTATTGGTTAAAGTACAGCTCCCTCCGGAGCCAACACTTCCAACCACTTTGGAGCTCAGCGATGTAGAATCATTCACTGACGCTCCTAGCACAAATGCACCCCCGACCTCTGGAGAAGCTTCGGTGAACGGAGATCTGGGAATGGAGGAGAGCAATCCTGCTAACTGGGAGGGCATTGACAATCTACTGACCACTACGGTGGCTTCGATAACCGCTGGGGGAGGtgcagctgccgctgcagctgccgtGGTGAACGGAAACGGCAACATCGGAGGAGCTGGCTTCGTCGGAGCAGGAGGACCAGCCATTGCATCCAGTGTTAATATGCAACAGAAGCTGACAAATGGAGCCCAGTCGGAGAGTGTGTTCATTAGGCTCTCCAATCGCATAAAGGTGAGTGGCTCTAGCTCCCTGTTTTAAGTGGTTTTTCGCCCATTGATGTGCGTCATCAGTTGAAGAGGCAAATAATACAGAAATAAACAGACAATGAAACTAGAAACTACAAGCTAGACAACCACCCACGCAGGTTAGGGTGGGACATAGAAGAAACGTCGGCAGGGTAGGAAGTCAAAGGCAAAATTATACTCTGGCAAGAGTATAATCTGCTCTGACTTGTTTATAGTCAACTTGCGTGCTGGCTGCTCATTACCAGCGGCAGCCACTTCCCGTTTTGGACTCCGTGCAAGGACTGTGCGGTGGTTCATCCTTGTAACAATTCTGCCAGCCAACACGCTACCTTGCCGACCGACGTCATCAATATACATATGCGAATCCATTCGAAACCCTAACAAAGCTACACATACAAAATTCTTATAAAATGCTTAATACTGGTATTAGTTAGGAAGTTTTCTTGAACTCTTATTATTATGTTATCTGATTAAAGAAGCTGGGGTAAAAAGTGATTACTGAATACTAATGGTGTTTTGAAATGCCTTCATAGCTTTGCTGgttaaattttgaaatatttgtttaattgattaaattataTCTGCTACATACTAACTATTTCTCCCCGTGTTCCTCCCACAACATTCGCTAACCACTGACGTTCACTGGTCTTCTGTCTTCCGTAGGCGCTCGAACGAAACATGTCGCTTTCTGGACAATATCTGGAGGAGCTCTCGAGGCGCTACAAGAAGCAGGTCGAAGAGCTACAGCAGACGCTGACACAACAGACGCTCACGGTGCGCCAATTGGAGGATCAAAGCAGGCGGTACGTAGAACAGGAGCAGCTGTACCAGCAGCACAGCGCGGAGTTGGCGGGCGAGGTGAGGGCGTTGTCCTACCAGGTGCAGGCCTGCATCCTGGTCATCATCATTGTGGGCACCTGTATCTTCCTGATGCTCGTACTGGGCACTGTCTACTATCGCAAGCTGCgacgccagcaacaacagttACTGAAGAAGGACCAGGCTGGCCATCCACCTGTGGCTGCCAAACCCAAATTGGATCGTCGTAAGTCCTATGAGCAGATGCCAAGTCAAACCACACCCAAGCAACGGCGTCCAAGCGAGGAGGCTATGCTCATTCTAAAGGAGTGTGGGGACACCAACATGCATGAGCAGGATATCCCAAACAGGCAGCGCAAAATTTCCGTTTGCTATGGCAGTAACAACAACATAGCCGCCAATATGCTGATTGCTAACACAAACGGCGGTGCGAACGTTCGAAATTCTCTGCACAGGCGAAAGGGAGCCAAACAGTCGTGGCACAACAGTCTGGATACCACGGAGACGTCATGGGGCGAACAAACGGACAAGTTCTTTGATGTCGGTAAGTACTGGCTTGCAGAACCCtg is part of the Drosophila yakuba strain Tai18E2 chromosome 2R, Prin_Dyak_Tai18E2_2.1, whole genome shotgun sequence genome and encodes:
- the LOC6530329 gene encoding uncharacterized protein LOC6530329 isoform X1, with amino-acid sequence MHMRLHLVRFMFINLLLSCCFWLYDNVAAADPQIQSSDGISAKDAARKTHIDPEEPEAPPKSEPPPPPLYDGAGVLLPTPHEGAPIVPTSSSSAVPQTGNRPISGDTSVPVKELPELSDQRRANSHSEYVSEIDIAADVGDASSSTAQVPNNQLNYNKRSSAGKVHSFSESQQLEQPKQLEQEGPAPGQPQSPELQEQQPPQADESFPEIITELPTVTITELPLDRVKNRLDSVILDAALATAGNHSDEEQHHQQPPLQDQPIQVLEAVEEVPQKDEQMPKINDPGGGIEVERIATQEATTVGVTQESSEELQPRSTAFNETAGTANLTKASEEVPMPVFSEWAQKQMEAEASREQAMELEQQVVNKSAQRKNNTGSSNGKLPTLKLRSKNYASPDCGAKIIAHNSESKHTEAVLTQSTDEYMLSTCESRIWFVVELCEAIQAQKVDVANYELFSSSPKNFTVAVSKRFPTRDWSNVGRFAAEDKRTIQTFDLHPHLFGKFVRVEITSHYANEHFCPLSLFRVFGTSEYEAFETEIRPSDDLDDFYDDYGAHEQKAAVGSGGNIFQSASDAVMQMVKKAAEVLVKPTKALKWSAESVLCQTPAFEAYSCSNCNTTLVERINRLLSCQFQQLQALLSLSRLRSDLVRSRVCQEEFGISLMGSDFASKMGKERSYFLSMLPAEHVGAMCKLIQAEQNVTEHHSKAPSLMQHVSTPESVQDNATATGIRQDCDSNKERQPRTPIREPLTPSLEVVVPEISQEVPSMEDLSPTSSEKASTTNSTPADVNIFNVPSESEEVLVKVQLPPEPTLPTTLELSDVESFTDAPSTNAPPTSGEASVNGDLGMEESNPANWEGIDNLLTTTVASITAGGGAAAAAAAVVNGNGNIGGAGFVGAGGPAIASSVNMQQKLTNGAQSESVFIRLSNRIKALERNMSLSGQYLEELSRRYKKQVEELQQTLTQQTLTVRQLEDQSRRYVEQEQLYQQHSAELAGEVRALSYQVQACILVIIIVGTCIFLMLVLGTVYYRKLRRQQQQLLKKDQAGHPPVAAKPKLDRRKSYEQMPSQTTPKQRRPSEEAMLILKECGDTNMHEQDIPNRQRKISVCYGSNNNIAANMLIANTNGGANVRNSLHRRKGAKQSWHNSLDTTETSWGEQTDKFFDVETLKSSKQSSGKAGKKKSHQQLKPLGLKRQESAPATNTSDLQAEEPATQSDFDESLMLDDDDLANFIPTSDLAYNEFMPEGPSGYQIVDNVDGKPPKEQGTKKSRRLSSPAFFKSPFSKSKNKGYSFNGVKNSHSVHEPTSWEWYRLKRSEKHQQQQQAKLASKSLPSPSLDSSSLSEVNFPLSSSTVTQNSFRILGEAILSSGEGRITPNGNGNATSGVLASSSSGSGSGGSTTSSTTKKKQRALNNLFRKAFDF
- the LOC6530329 gene encoding uncharacterized protein LOC6530329 isoform X2, translating into MNVRKMLLQFVMKFICCELKKLKTNLTMFLIFFWIIWFSQIIAISTVFMSFPEIITELPTVTITELPLDRVKNRLDSVILDAALATAGNHSDEEQHHQQPPLQDQPIQVLEAVEEVPQKDEQMPKINDPGGGIEVERIATQEATTVGVTQESSEELQPRSTAFNETAGTANLTKASEEVPMPVFSEWAQKQMEAEASREQAMELEQQVVNKSAQRKNNTGSSNGKLPTLKLRSKNYASPDCGAKIIAHNSESKHTEAVLTQSTDEYMLSTCESRIWFVVELCEAIQAQKVDVANYELFSSSPKNFTVAVSKRFPTRDWSNVGRFAAEDKRTIQTFDLHPHLFGKFVRVEITSHYANEHFCPLSLFRVFGTSEYEAFETEIRPSDDLDDFYDDYGAHEQKAAVGSGGNIFQSASDAVMQMVKKAAEVLVKPTKALKWSAESVLCQTPAFEAYSCSNCNTTLVERINRLLSCQFQQLQALLSLSRLRSDLVRSRVCQEEFGISLMGSDFASKMGKERSYFLSMLPAEHVGAMCKLIQAEQNVTEHHSKAPSLMQHVSTPESVQDNATATGIRQDCDSNKERQPRTPIREPLTPSLEVVVPEISQEVPSMEDLSPTSSEKASTTNSTPADVNIFNVPSESEEVLVKVQLPPEPTLPTTLELSDVESFTDAPSTNAPPTSGEASVNGDLGMEESNPANWEGIDNLLTTTVASITAGGGAAAAAAAVVNGNGNIGGAGFVGAGGPAIASSVNMQQKLTNGAQSESVFIRLSNRIKALERNMSLSGQYLEELSRRYKKQVEELQQTLTQQTLTVRQLEDQSRRYVEQEQLYQQHSAELAGEVRALSYQVQACILVIIIVGTCIFLMLVLGTVYYRKLRRQQQQLLKKDQAGHPPVAAKPKLDRRKSYEQMPSQTTPKQRRPSEEAMLILKECGDTNMHEQDIPNRQRKISVCYGSNNNIAANMLIANTNGGANVRNSLHRRKGAKQSWHNSLDTTETSWGEQTDKFFDVETLKSSKQSSGKAGKKKSHQQLKPLGLKRQESAPATNTSDLQAEEPATQSDFDESLMLDDDDLANFIPTSDLAYNEFMPEGPSGYQIVDNVDGKPPKEQGTKKSRRLSSPAFFKSPFSKSKNKGYSFNGVKNSHSVHEPTSWEWYRLKRSEKHQQQQQAKLASKSLPSPSLDSSSLSEVNFPLSSSTVTQNSFRILGEAILSSGEGRITPNGNGNATSGVLASSSSGSGSGGSTTSSTTKKKQRALNNLFRKAFDF
- the LOC6530329 gene encoding uncharacterized protein LOC6530329 isoform X3, with translation MNVRKMLLQFVMKFICSISTVFMSFPEIITELPTVTITELPLDRVKNRLDSVILDAALATAGNHSDEEQHHQQPPLQDQPIQVLEAVEEVPQKDEQMPKINDPGGGIEVERIATQEATTVGVTQESSEELQPRSTAFNETAGTANLTKASEEVPMPVFSEWAQKQMEAEASREQAMELEQQVVNKSAQRKNNTGSSNGKLPTLKLRSKNYASPDCGAKIIAHNSESKHTEAVLTQSTDEYMLSTCESRIWFVVELCEAIQAQKVDVANYELFSSSPKNFTVAVSKRFPTRDWSNVGRFAAEDKRTIQTFDLHPHLFGKFVRVEITSHYANEHFCPLSLFRVFGTSEYEAFETEIRPSDDLDDFYDDYGAHEQKAAVGSGGNIFQSASDAVMQMVKKAAEVLVKPTKALKWSAESVLCQTPAFEAYSCSNCNTTLVERINRLLSCQFQQLQALLSLSRLRSDLVRSRVCQEEFGISLMGSDFASKMGKERSYFLSMLPAEHVGAMCKLIQAEQNVTEHHSKAPSLMQHVSTPESVQDNATATGIRQDCDSNKERQPRTPIREPLTPSLEVVVPEISQEVPSMEDLSPTSSEKASTTNSTPADVNIFNVPSESEEVLVKVQLPPEPTLPTTLELSDVESFTDAPSTNAPPTSGEASVNGDLGMEESNPANWEGIDNLLTTTVASITAGGGAAAAAAAVVNGNGNIGGAGFVGAGGPAIASSVNMQQKLTNGAQSESVFIRLSNRIKALERNMSLSGQYLEELSRRYKKQVEELQQTLTQQTLTVRQLEDQSRRYVEQEQLYQQHSAELAGEVRALSYQVQACILVIIIVGTCIFLMLVLGTVYYRKLRRQQQQLLKKDQAGHPPVAAKPKLDRRKSYEQMPSQTTPKQRRPSEEAMLILKECGDTNMHEQDIPNRQRKISVCYGSNNNIAANMLIANTNGGANVRNSLHRRKGAKQSWHNSLDTTETSWGEQTDKFFDVETLKSSKQSSGKAGKKKSHQQLKPLGLKRQESAPATNTSDLQAEEPATQSDFDESLMLDDDDLANFIPTSDLAYNEFMPEGPSGYQIVDNVDGKPPKEQGTKKSRRLSSPAFFKSPFSKSKNKGYSFNGVKNSHSVHEPTSWEWYRLKRSEKHQQQQQAKLASKSLPSPSLDSSSLSEVNFPLSSSTVTQNSFRILGEAILSSGEGRITPNGNGNATSGVLASSSSGSGSGGSTTSSTTKKKQRALNNLFRKAFDF